In Fusobacteria bacterium ZRK30, the DNA window TCCATCTGACAATAATAGTTTCCTTTATTATGTTTTACCTGATAATAAGCAGACGAAAGCTGGTAAAGGAACTTATAGAAACAAGACTCAAGGCAGAGGAGGCTAGTTTGGAAAAGGGCCGATTTCTGGCAAATATGTCCCATGAGATAAGAACGCCTCTCAGCGGAATAATAGGCACGGTGGAAACTCTTAAAGATATTCCCATGGACAGGAAGATCGGTGAAAAATTAAGAGTTATAGGCGGAGCATCCCATCATTTATTGGAGATCATAAATGATATCCTTGATTTTTCTAAAATTGAAGCAAATAAAATAGAAATTCACAGAAATCAGTTTTCTCTTAGGGAAACACTGGCCGAGGTACTTCAGATATTTGAGAGTATAATAAACAGGAGAAACTTAAGACTTGTCTGTATCTGTGCAAAAGATACCCCCCACTTTGTAGTGGGAGACAGGCTGGCACTGAGGAAAATCCTCATAAACCTCATTGGAAATGCAGTTAAGTTTACCCATGAGGGAGAAATTACTATCTGTGTTAAAATAGATGAATCCAAAGATATTTATTTTAAAGTAACAGATACTGGAATAGGGATCCCCCAAGAGATGGTAGAGAAGATAACTGAGGATTTTATCCAGGGACAGCAGGGAAACTTAAGGGAATATGAGGGAACGGGGCTGGGACTGGCAATAACCTCGAGATTTTTATCTTTAATGGGATCAAAACTTATGGTAGAAAGTACTGTGGGTGTAGGGAGTAGTTTTTATTTTAAACTGTCCCTTCCTAAAGGGAAAGATCGATTAGAGACTAGCACCGAAGGTTTTATTTTATATACAGCTTCTAAAGAGATAAAAGAAATTTTTCAGCAATTTGGAGATGACTACAGCTGCCCTTATATAATTGTATCCGATGAAGAGGCATTTATGGATATGTCTGAGGATGGAGAGGTAATTCTGGACTATCCCCATATCTTTATAGGGGAAGATCTGTACCACTCTGAAAAACATGGTTTAAATTGTACAGTGGTATCTGATTCTCCTGTGGAACTAAAAAAAGTATCTGTTATCTGTATGAATCCATTGTTTAACTGGAAGATCTATAGAAGTATGGAGAAGGTAATACCGAAAGAGACAGAGATCAAAACAAGAGATATCAAAGCCTTGATTGTAGATGACAGCACTTTAAACCTAAATGTATTAAAGGATCTATTGGAAAAGAATGGAATAGTAGTTATCTCTGCTTCTAGAGGTTCAAAAGCTCTGGAATTATTGACAGATGATATTGATATTGTGTTTACAGATATACAGATGCCTGGGATGGATGGATATGAACTGGCTGAGAGGATAAAAAAGATAGATATGAAACTACCGGTGGTGGCAATAACTGCAAATGCATTTTTAGAGGATAGAATAAAAGCCCTTAAGGGATCGCTAGATGCCTATGTGACCAAACCTTTTCAGAGAGATGATCTGATAGAGGCCATTGAAAATCTTATACCTCACCTAAAGGTTGAAAGGTTAGTCGATGAATTGGGCAGTGAAGGGATAATAGCTGATTGTTTAAAGGAGATACCGGAAGGGATCTTCCAACTGAAAAAAGCACTGGAAGAGAAATCCTGTGGTAAAATAAAATATTATGCCCATAAACTCAAGGGGGAGTTTTCATATCTGAAAGAGGATAAAATAAGAATTCTTCTGGAAGAAATTGAGAGAGATTCAGAAAACTTTGAGCAAAAAATTAAATATTTAGAGAATATAGAGGTCAGGTGGAATAGTTTAAGGGAGAGAATAGAAAAAGGGGATAGTATATGAGGATATTAATTGTAGAAGACAGTCTGATAACAAGAAATCATTTAGAAAAAACTTTAAAGGAAGAGGGCTTTGATGTGAGCACAGCTTCATCTGGGGAAGCAGCCTTACACATAATAGTAAGTATGAGTCCGGAGGTGATACTTTTGGATCTTTACCTGCCGGGGATAGATGGGCTGGAGGTCTGTGAAAAGATAAGAAATAATCCAAAAGTTTATGGGGCTCCCCATATAATAATGCTCACAGGAAAGACTGAACAGCAGGATATAGTAGATGGTTTTACAAAGGGGGCAGATGACTATGTGAAGAAGCCATTTAATATACACGAGGTAACCTTGAGGATAAGAGCTGTGGAACGAAAAAATAGTGCCGCGATAGAGGTTCTCCAGATAGGAGATATTTTTATCAACCTCTCAGCCAAAAGTGTGAGGGAGGGTGGACAAGAGATCAAGCTATCTAAAACCGAGTATAATCTCCTTGTTTTTTTAGCAAAAAACAGGGGAGTGGCTCTTTCTAGAAGAAATATCTATGAGAGGGTATGGGAGGATGAATTTATTCAGGGTAATAGAATTATAGATGTGTATATAAGAAAACTTAAAAATAAGCTTTCTACCTTTGATAATCACATTGAATCTCTTCAGGGAAGGGGATATATTTTGAGAGAAAGGTCGTAAACTTCTTTCTTATTTTGTGGGTTATTAGGAGTGATAGCGACTATTCTTCATTTTTTCTTAAAAGAAAAAAATACAGTACCTCATAAGGTAAGTGACATGGGGGTTTTTAGAGTAATTATATTTAAAAAATAAAATTTTAATTGTAAGGGCAGATAGGTTATCCTATCTGCCTTTCTTATATTTTTTTAAAAGCTATAAATTTAAAATATATTTCTTGACAATTCATGTTTTTATCCATATAATGTTTTTAAGTTAAAATACTTTGACTTACAAATCTTTTGAAAATGAAAAGGAGGACAAGATGAAAGTAAGAATTTATTATGGAAGTACAATAGGTGATACGGAATCAATAGCTCAGATCTTGGGAGGGAAGTTAGAAGCAGAAGTTGTGCCTATATCTCAGGGAATAAAAAATATTGACTGTTTAGATTTAATTTTGTTTGGATCTTCTACTTGGGGATATGGTGAACTTCAGGATGACTGGGGTGACAAGATCGATCTTTTAAAAGATGTAAATTTATCGGGGAAAAAAATAGGTGTTTTCGGAACCGGTGATCAGGAATCATACGGAGATACATTCTGTGATGCCCTGGGTATTATAGGTAAAGCGGCCAGAGATGCCGGGGGGGAAATAATCGGTATGACTTCAAGGGGAAGCTATAGTTTTTCTGACAGTAAAGCCCTGGAAAACGATAAATTAATAGGTCTGGCACTGGATATAAATAATCAGGATGATCTTACATCTTCTAGGATTGAAGAGTGGGTCGATCAATTAAAAAAAGAGATATAGATAAAAAAAACTCCTAATTTATGAATTAGGAGTTTTTTATTGTTTTATTTTTATAAGAAATTTTCCCCCGGTCTGGAAGCACTATCATCAAAATTTTCTACATTTACCGGAACCTTATAAAACTCAACTTTAAATTCAACCCTGCCATCTAAAATAACATGGTGGTATCTTTCGGGTTCGATAACTATCGAATGGTTCTTATCTGCTACTAATATTTTTTTAAGTTCATCGTCATGGACATATTTAAGGCTGCCATCAATAACAACAATTTTTGCCCATTTTCCTTTGGGAGTCATGTGCTTATTTAATATTTCAGGAAAAACATTTTTTTCATTCATAATAGGCGTTTCACCTATCTTACTTGTATTTTTTGGAAGTTTTAATTTTGAAAACATATAGATCACCTCTTTTATTTATATTTTACCTTCTTAACTTAAGAATATTTTATCAGGATTTCAATATATTTTCTGTAACACATGTTACATTTTTTATAAATTTTTGCCCTTATTTTTCCATAATAATCTCACTGAGTTCAACTTTAAAATCTTCCCCCTTAATATTATTCACATGAACACTCTGCCCTAAAAAAGTAGAACGTTCATTGGGTTTTAAGTTATAAAAATTCATCCTCCCCACAATATGGTATGGGGTATTTTTATCTTTAAACATAACAGTAACTTCTGCCTTTATAATTTTTTTGTCTGTATTATTTTTAATGATCCCCTCAAAATATTTTCTTCCTCCAATTTTTTCACTTAGTTTAACGTTTAAAAGTGAGACCTTATCAAGGGTAAAGTTATACCTCTGATGGCTGAAGGGGTTAAATGAGGCAAATGAGATAAAAGATAAAATAAAAAATAAAAAAACAATTTTTTTCATATATTTACTCCTTTTTAAAAATAATATTATTACACCTTTCATATACTGAGGAAGTGATCAATTCCTCCAAAAAATTAAATTTAATTATTCAAAAAGAGGAAAAAATTTTTCATGATTTTTGTGATTTATTTTGAAGGTTGTTTAAAATCTTTGCTGGATAATATTTTTATTTTTCCGTGCCAATGGATCCAAGGAATCCATCTTTAAAATAAAGTTATAATCAGCGATAGCCCCGTTGTAATAATTCAACTTCTCTTTTATTATTGCCCGGCTATGGTATGCTTCTAAATATTCAGGGTTCAGTCTTATGGCTGCATTATAATCCTTCATTGCACCCTGATAATCTCCTGATTTAAACTTTAGATTTCCCCTGTTAAAATAACTAATTGGATTCTCCGGGTTACGTTTAACAGCTTTATCACAATTTCTGAGTAATCTAGTCTCCTCTTTTACTTTTTTACCTAAACAATTATTTTGAATAATTTTTTTTTTAAGAATCTTAAGCATACTACCCCCTAAAGAAACTTTGGTAACTGGCTGTCATATCCATTGCAGGACTCAGACCCTATAGTTTTGCGTCACAAAGTTTCCCTTGTTTTGCCCTTTTCAAAATTATTTTTTTAATACATTATGTTCATATTATAACAAAAAAAATAAAAAAAGACATTGTTTATTAAAAAAATTTCCTGTGGAATCAGATTTCCTAAATGAAAAAAGAAGAAATTTTAATTTCAAATATAATTTTCTAAAAAAATAGAAAAGGATTTTAGCTGTTTTATGCAAATTCTTTAATATAGGGATAAATTTAAAGAAGTTTAGATATTTAAAAAAAGGGTTGATTTTGAATAAACTATTAAAAATACAAAAGGAGTTATTATGGGAAAAGAAAGAATAATAGAGGTTTCAAACCTTTCTAAGATATATATAACAGGGGAACTCCCATTTAAAGCATTAAAAAATATAGATTTGTATATAAAGGATGGAGAGTTTGCAGTTATTTTGGGACCCAGCGGAAGCGGGAAAAGTACTCTTTTAAACTCCCTTGGAGGGATGGATAAACCTACCACGGGGAAAATTATTGTCAGGGGAAATGATATAAGTGGATACAACAATAAATTATTAACTGAATACAGAAAGGATGAAATTGGATTTGTTTTTCAATTTTATAACCTTTTATCCGATCTTACAGTTAAAGAAAATGTAGAATTAGCTGTGGAGATCTGTAGTAACCCTCTGGATATTGATGAAATCTTGAACAATCTGGGTTTAGGAGATAAGAAAAATAATTTTCCGTCTCAATTAAGCGGAGGGGAACAGCAGAGGGTTTCCATTGCAAGAGCTGTAGCTAAAAATCCCACTATCTTACTCTGCGATGAACCAACGGGAGCTTTAGACTATGAAACCGGGATAAAAATTTTAAAAGTTTTAACAGAAATAAATAAAAAATTCAAAAAAACCATAATAGTTATTACCCATAACTCCTCTATAGGAAGGATTGCTGACAGGATCATCTATCTAAAGAGTGGAGAGATAATAGATGTTATAGAAAATAACTCTCCTAAAAGTGTGGATGAATTGGAATGGTAATCAAAAAATTAGATTTGAGGCTCCTGAGATTTATGAAAAAAATGAAAGGACAGGTTATCAGCACTTGTTTTGTGAGTATGGTGGGAATAATTTTATATACAGCTTTAAATTCTACGGCCATTAATATGTCTAATACTTTGAACAGTTATTATGAGATGAATAACTTTCCAGATCTATTTATATCTGTTGTCAGGATTTCAAAGAATAAACTGGATCTTATTAAAAGGATGGAGGGGGTTGAAAAAGTAGAGGGGCGTGTAGTTACAGAGGTTCAGATGAAGGTGAAAAAAGGAGAGCCATCTGTAAAGTTAAGATTTTTAGGAGTTGATGGGGAAAAAGAACTGAGCAGACTAACCATTGTTTCAGGGAGGGAGATAAAAGCAGACAGGGAAGTCATATTGTTAAAGAAGTTTGCTGAAGATAAAAAATTAGATATTGGTGACAACATAAGGGTTCAGATAAATAAAAAAGAGTATATATTTAAAGTTGTAGGTTTAGCTGAACAGCCTGAATATGTGTATCTCATGAAGGACGAACAGAGTATTTTACCTCCCCAGGGTAAATTTGGGGTGGTATTTATAGGGGAAGAATTTTTACAAAATGCCCTTTCATATAAATCACAGTATAATGAGGTATTGGTGACGCTGAAAAATAAAAAAGATATTAAGGGTATAAAGGATAGGTTGGAAGATAAGCTGGATAAATACGGGTTAAAAAGGATAGTAGAGAAAGAAAATCAGCTGAGCAACAGAGCTATAAGTGATGAAATAAAAGGTCTTTATGGTACTGCTACGGTTGTTCCTATGATGTTTTTGGTAATAGCTGCCATCATCATATCAACTATTATTTCCAGGATGGTGCAAAAAGACAGGATGACAATAGGAATTCTTAAAAGTTTGGGATATTCCGATTATGAGGTTCTTTTTCATTATATTAAATGTGCTGTACTTATTGGAGGATTTGGTGCTGTACTGGGATCTGTTGGAGGTTTATATCTGTCAAATGTAATGACTAAGATGTATGCGGGACTTTTCAATCTGCCTTTTTTAATAACGAAAATTTATTATAGATATATTTTGGGGGGACTTATCATATCGATTATTATTACTGTGATAGCAGGAATAGCCGGTGCAAAAAGAACATTGAAGATCATGCCTTCAGAATCCATGAAATCGGAGGTACCCAGAGGAGGAAAAAGAATATTTTTAGAACGGGCTGAAAAGATCTGGAAAAATATAAAATTTTCCTGGAAGATAGTTATCAGAAATATTTTTAGAAATAGGAAAAGATTTATAACGGTGGTCCTGGGGGTTTCAATAACCTATATGGTTACAATTTTTCCATATTATCAAATGAATATATTCTCCCAGATATTTAATGAGCATTATGGAAAATTTCAAACAGCTGATTATAATATCAATTTCACAGGTCCATTGAAGAAAAGTGTGATATTAGATTTAAAAAATACACTTAAAATAGACGATATTGAAGGTAAGATAGAATATCCCTTTGAGTTAAAGAATGGATGGAAATCTAAAAATATTCCTATTCTTGGTCTGAAATCAAAAACACAATTTTATAACTTTAAGAATCTCAGGGGAGAGTCTGTGGATCTCCCTGAAGATGGGATTCTCCTGACGGAAAATCTGGCCAGAAAATTAGATTTAACTGTTGGAGATCATCTCTTAATCAAAAACTTTATTCCCCACAGGGACGATTTAGAGGTAGAGGTCGTAGATATTATTAAACAGAATTTAGGAATCAATGGGTATATGAACATCCATTATATGGAAAAGTATTTAGTTGATAAGGGGATGGTTACAGGTGCTCTTATACATAGTAAAGATATAGATAGATCAAAGATTGAAAATGGTAAAAATATAGCTTCTGTTGAATCAACTGAAGACCTGATTAATACCTCTAAAGAATTTTTGCAAATAACCATGGGAAGCGTTTTTCTTATGGTGATCTTTGCAGGGATCATGGGTTTTGGAATCATCTATAATGCAACAATTATAAGTATTTCTGAAAGGACAATTGAATTTTCAACTTTGGAAATATTAGGGTTTTCCAAGATAAAAATATTTAAAATCATTCTTAAAGAGACTATTTTAATGGCTGTATTTGGAATTTTAATCGGTATTCCTCTGGGGATAAAAACTGTAGAACTTCTGGCTGATGCTCTTCAGTCCGACCTCTATACTCTGGACCCCCATCTCCCTGTAAAAGTACATATCATTACCACAACTACCACTATATTTTTTATTGCTTTATCCCAGCTGTTTATAATAAAAAAAATTAATAATTTAGATCTTTTAGAGGTACTAAAATCAAGGGATTTTTAGGGAGGACTTATGAAAAAAAAATGGATTATAATTCTTTTAGCCGTTGCTGCAGCTGTAATCTCGGGTATAATTTTTGAGAAAAAAGAGGAAGTGACGGTGTTTGATGTAAGGAAAGGATGGGTAATGAAATCTATTGAAGAAAGTGGAACTATAAAGGCCGAGGATCAAAAAAATATCTACTCTAAGATTAATGGAAGGATAATAGAGATCTATAAAGAAGAGGGAGATCTTATTGATAAAGGG includes these proteins:
- a CDS encoding ABC transporter ATP-binding protein, with protein sequence MGKERIIEVSNLSKIYITGELPFKALKNIDLYIKDGEFAVILGPSGSGKSTLLNSLGGMDKPTTGKIIVRGNDISGYNNKLLTEYRKDEIGFVFQFYNLLSDLTVKENVELAVEICSNPLDIDEILNNLGLGDKKNNFPSQLSGGEQQRVSIARAVAKNPTILLCDEPTGALDYETGIKILKVLTEINKKFKKTIIVITHNSSIGRIADRIIYLKSGEIIDVIENNSPKSVDELEW
- a CDS encoding DUF1971 domain-containing protein, translating into MFSKLKLPKNTSKIGETPIMNEKNVFPEILNKHMTPKGKWAKIVVIDGSLKYVHDDELKKILVADKNHSIVIEPERYHHVILDGRVEFKVEFYKVPVNVENFDDSASRPGENFL
- a CDS encoding response regulator, with product MKRIIMFLYIIICMSAVGIESSLNMEKSGKILPKFHGLEAYFERILYLQPAIEEIYLLGFKGSEVDSLKKHFEDIEFSNFSMEKNKGESGGERALVVKDREETSDLEKLNYPIYGYRYAPRDEFTMVLYPDGKKSGLPMREKLFFNYPKAKEYKLNYFLLEGGYSFYNMDGHFFVIDKRNLNKIIISFHLTIIVSFIMFYLIISRRKLVKELIETRLKAEEASLEKGRFLANMSHEIRTPLSGIIGTVETLKDIPMDRKIGEKLRVIGGASHHLLEIINDILDFSKIEANKIEIHRNQFSLRETLAEVLQIFESIINRRNLRLVCICAKDTPHFVVGDRLALRKILINLIGNAVKFTHEGEITICVKIDESKDIYFKVTDTGIGIPQEMVEKITEDFIQGQQGNLREYEGTGLGLAITSRFLSLMGSKLMVESTVGVGSSFYFKLSLPKGKDRLETSTEGFILYTASKEIKEIFQQFGDDYSCPYIIVSDEEAFMDMSEDGEVILDYPHIFIGEDLYHSEKHGLNCTVVSDSPVELKKVSVICMNPLFNWKIYRSMEKVIPKETEIKTRDIKALIVDDSTLNLNVLKDLLEKNGIVVISASRGSKALELLTDDIDIVFTDIQMPGMDGYELAERIKKIDMKLPVVAITANAFLEDRIKALKGSLDAYVTKPFQRDDLIEAIENLIPHLKVERLVDELGSEGIIADCLKEIPEGIFQLKKALEEKSCGKIKYYAHKLKGEFSYLKEDKIRILLEEIERDSENFEQKIKYLENIEVRWNSLRERIEKGDSI
- a CDS encoding ABC transporter permease, with protein sequence MKKMKGQVISTCFVSMVGIILYTALNSTAINMSNTLNSYYEMNNFPDLFISVVRISKNKLDLIKRMEGVEKVEGRVVTEVQMKVKKGEPSVKLRFLGVDGEKELSRLTIVSGREIKADREVILLKKFAEDKKLDIGDNIRVQINKKEYIFKVVGLAEQPEYVYLMKDEQSILPPQGKFGVVFIGEEFLQNALSYKSQYNEVLVTLKNKKDIKGIKDRLEDKLDKYGLKRIVEKENQLSNRAISDEIKGLYGTATVVPMMFLVIAAIIISTIISRMVQKDRMTIGILKSLGYSDYEVLFHYIKCAVLIGGFGAVLGSVGGLYLSNVMTKMYAGLFNLPFLITKIYYRYILGGLIISIIITVIAGIAGAKRTLKIMPSESMKSEVPRGGKRIFLERAEKIWKNIKFSWKIVIRNIFRNRKRFITVVLGVSITYMVTIFPYYQMNIFSQIFNEHYGKFQTADYNINFTGPLKKSVILDLKNTLKIDDIEGKIEYPFELKNGWKSKNIPILGLKSKTQFYNFKNLRGESVDLPEDGILLTENLARKLDLTVGDHLLIKNFIPHRDDLEVEVVDIIKQNLGINGYMNIHYMEKYLVDKGMVTGALIHSKDIDRSKIENGKNIASVESTEDLINTSKEFLQITMGSVFLMVIFAGIMGFGIIYNATIISISERTIEFSTLEILGFSKIKIFKIILKETILMAVFGILIGIPLGIKTVELLADALQSDLYTLDPHLPVKVHIITTTTTIFFIALSQLFIIKKINNLDLLEVLKSRDF
- a CDS encoding response regulator transcription factor codes for the protein MRILIVEDSLITRNHLEKTLKEEGFDVSTASSGEAALHIIVSMSPEVILLDLYLPGIDGLEVCEKIRNNPKVYGAPHIIMLTGKTEQQDIVDGFTKGADDYVKKPFNIHEVTLRIRAVERKNSAAIEVLQIGDIFINLSAKSVREGGQEIKLSKTEYNLLVFLAKNRGVALSRRNIYERVWEDEFIQGNRIIDVYIRKLKNKLSTFDNHIESLQGRGYILRERS
- a CDS encoding flavodoxin, giving the protein MKVRIYYGSTIGDTESIAQILGGKLEAEVVPISQGIKNIDCLDLILFGSSTWGYGELQDDWGDKIDLLKDVNLSGKKIGVFGTGDQESYGDTFCDALGIIGKAARDAGGEIIGMTSRGSYSFSDSKALENDKLIGLALDINNQDDLTSSRIEEWVDQLKKEI
- a CDS encoding tetratricopeptide repeat protein codes for the protein MLKILKKKIIQNNCLGKKVKEETRLLRNCDKAVKRNPENPISYFNRGNLKFKSGDYQGAMKDYNAAIRLNPEYLEAYHSRAIIKEKLNYYNGAIADYNFILKMDSLDPLARKNKNIIQQRF